Proteins from a genomic interval of Crassostrea angulata isolate pt1a10 chromosome 7, ASM2561291v2, whole genome shotgun sequence:
- the LOC128155512 gene encoding sushi domain-containing protein 2-like: MCSHVGKCNRKSVVKLVFLFYACLFSCLPVIQSLSVSDLYPFGRPTSDNKTDPADDGGSHKILLKNPFKFFGRNKSSLFVNNNGLITFDAQLNEYKPKRFPLAENTPLIAPFWADVDVSPEWSKGNVWYRQDQSSSLLTKASEEIREYFISQRNFQANWVFIATWHKVGYYAAVGSGRSKVNTFQTVLVKNEKRSFVIFNYLTIEWTTGSNSLGDPQTGLGGSPAQAGFNAGDQKNYYSIPGAQTDAVINLTRTSNVGIPGKWVFQVDGDSILDIKCSHAVQINIYPKSGSMFGGEEIRISGPCFNSEFNILARIRETNDTFQCTAINDISAACIMPSVFRTGQVTLEINPYGMGWNYSSTYQIENVASLTPKITRLSPDSWVISRNVTLSWNSSLTPSPSLFLDIMAYQYSNDSKPSFVTVRSKSFDLSSPLNSSNIVFTSIVLDGNLLHENMTSLVLRIRTNISAGYSSIWSDVFPVRWPTVKDAANMCQNWMKLSPSLSSDTLSTCPCTLRQASRDTGRYFVDPLCNLQNDKIDTNCLYNKGAAQCFRRSLHGFSTSGETCCYSSSGELLDAREVPHAGGTRSRYHIHAQGEELVPFFSYFQNDLVPFLQCCQYAFNNSLCQRFLKLRPPTTCQAYTPPTPAQAAGDPHLTTLDRKDYTFNGIGDFVLLKDVNSSMVVQVRAVQTRDTAGILQNATVFSALALKTETSDKIEIYKTSDGATDILVNSEIVEVVDATSNFNGVKLERSVGDDESVVNFLIVFENEDLSVSVDVSADLLNVLVMISGERYKGQIRGLLGNFNGDDNDDFITRHNLVLPSDSSMRDLHYKFGMTWEVQGNESLFNRSGTVNNAINYEPIFLEEIRNPELNFSVVLELCGDNKQCQYDYSVTGNEKIAKGTMKFIEKFKEIESDVQKVVRCPFLEVPVNGNRSASGYAVGDNATFWCYEGFQLLQGASFVVCRENGQWSVGAPVCVEKIVEDSPISSLVVYIGSGSGALIGVIVIVIVIMAVLKCRRKPKPEPDPEINGPIFENPIFLESLSSLGQGGAFKIPRPTYVDPNLLDDYFF; this comes from the exons ATGTGTTCACATGTTGGGAAATGTAATCGGAAAAGTGTTGTCAAATTGGTCTTTCTTTTTTACGCGTGTTTATTTAGTTGTCTTCCGGTTATCCAGAGTCTCTCCGTGTCCGATCTTTATCCTTTCGGGAGACCCACTTCAGACAACAAAACTGACCCTGCCGACGACGGAGGCTCACACAAGATACTGCTCAAGAATCCATTCAAATTCTTCGGCAGAAATAAGTCTAGTCTGTTT GTTAACAACAATGGGCTTATAACCTTTGATGCACAATTAAACGAGTACAAGCCTAAACGATTTCCCTTGGCAGAGAATACGCCATTGATAGCACCATTCTGGGCCGACGTAGACGTCAGTCCGGAGTGGTCGAAGGGTAACGTGTGGTACCGCCAGGACCAAAGTTCGAGTCTCCTGACCAAAGCATCAGAGGAGATCCGAGAATACTTTATCTCTCAGCGAAACTTCCAGGCTAACTGGGTGTTCATTGCTACCTGGCATAAAGTGGGCTACTATGCAGCAGTTGGGTCAGGCCGCAGTAAG GTTAATACTTTTCAAACTGTTCTTGTGAAGAACGAAAAGAGGTCCTTCgtgatttttaattatctaaCTATCGAGTGGACTACCGGAAGTAACAGTTTGGGAGATCCCCAAACGGGTCTAGGAGGAAGTCCTGCACAG GCTGGTTTTAACGCCGGAGACCAGAAGAACTATTACTCTATCCCGGGAGCCCAAACGGACGCCGTCATCAATCTTACTCGGACAAGTAACGTGGGGATTCCGGGAAAATGGGTTTTCCAAGTAGATGGTGACAGCATACTGGATATAAAATGTAGCCATGCTG tacaaattaatatatatccGAAATCCGGATCCATGTTTGGAGGCGAGGAAATTCGAATTTCGGGACCGTGTTTTAATTCAGAATTTAACATTCTTGCCCGCATCAGAGAAACAAATGACACTTTTCAATGCACAGCTATCAATGACATATCGGCAGCTTGCATCATGCCCAGTGTTTTCCGAACAGGCCAGGTGACATTGGAGATTAACCCATATGGAATGGGTTGGAATTACTCCTCTACCTATCAAATAG aaaacgTAGCGTCTCTGACGCCAAAAATCACTCGACTCAGTCCCGACTCTTGGGTCATTAGTCGCAACGTGACCTTGTCTTGGAACTCCTCCCTCACTCCGTCCCCCTCGCTGTTTCTGGACATTATGGCAtatcag tattCAAATGACAGCAAACCATCCTTTGTTACGGTTCGCAGTAAATCCTTTGACCTCTCATCTCCTCTCAATTCATCAAACATTGTATTCACTTCCATCGTATTAGACGGGAACTTATTGCATGAGAATATGACGTCATTAGTACTACGCATCCGAACCAACATCAGTGCTGGCTACAG TTCCATATGGTCAGACGTGTTTCCGGTTAGGTGGCCTACCGTTAAAGATGCTGCAAATATGTGTCAAAACTGGATGAAGTTGTCCCCGTCTCTATCTAGTGATACGCTTTCCACGTGTCCGTGTACCCTTAGACAGGCGTCACGTGACACCGGACGCTATTTTGTGGACCCTCTGTGCAATTTGCAAAACGACAAGATAGACACAAACTGTTTATACAACAAAGGAGCAGCCCAGTGCTTTCGAAGATCTCTGCATGG TTTTTCTACAAGTGGAGAGACCTGCTGCTACAGCTCATCCGGGGAACTTCTGGATGCACGTGAGGTGCCGCACGCAGGAGGGACCCGATCTCGATATCACATACACGCACAGGGCGAGGAACTGGTGCCGTTTTTCTCTTACTTCCAAAACGATTTGGTGCCTTTTCTACAGTGCTGCCAGTATGCTTTCAATAATTCCTTGTGCCAACGCTTCTTGAAGCTCCGACCGCCGACGACGTGCCAAGCCTATACCCCTCCAACCCCTG CGCAAGCAGCGGGGGATCCACATTTGACAACCCTAGATAGAAAAGATTATACTTTTAACGGTATCGGGGATTTTGTCTTACTGAAAGACGTCAATTCTTCAATGGTTGTGCAAGTCCGTGCCGTTCAGACGAGAGACACTGCCG GAATTCTACAAAACGCCACTGTATTTTCTGCATTGGCCTTGAAAACCGAAACCTCTGACAAGATCGAAATCTACAAAACGTCTGACGGGGCGACAGACATTTTAGTGAACAGTGAAATCGTAGAAGTTGTTGACGCTACCTCAAACTTTAACGGTGTGAAGTTAGAGAGAAGTGTGGGGGACGACGAGTCTGTTGTGAACTTTCTGATTGTGTTTGAGAATGAGGATTTATCCGTGTCCGTCGATGTATCAGCTGATCTCCTCAACGTCCTAGTCATGATCAGTGGCGAGAGATACAAAG GCCAGATTCGTGGTCTGCTTGGTAATTTTAATGGAGATGACAATGATGACTTCATAACTCGACACAATTTAGTGCTGCCGTCTGACTCTTCAATGAGAGACCTACATTACAAGTTTGGCATGACAT GGGAGGTACAAGGAAACGAATCGCTGTTCAATCGTTCAGGGACAGTAAACAATGCAATTAACTATGAACCGATTTTTCTGGAGGAGATAAGAAATCCGGAATTGAACTTTTCTGTTGTGCTAGAGTTGTGTGGTGATAATAAACAATGCCAGTATGACTATAGTGTGACCGGAAATGAAAAAATTGCCAAAGGGACCATGAAGTTCATTGAGAAATTCAAGGAAATTGAAAGTGATGTGCAAAAAG TGGTAAGGTGTCCGTTCCTGGAGGTGCCCGTGAATGGGAATCGCTCCGCCAGTGGTTATGCTGTCGGTGACAACGCCACGTTCTGGTGCTATGAGGGCTTCCAGCTCCTCCAGGGAGCCTCCTTTGTTGTGTGCAGGGAGAACGGGCAGTGGTCAGTGGGAGCGCCAGTCTGTGTGGAGAAAATCG TTGAGGATAGTCCAATCAGTAGCTTAGTTGTTTACATAGGATCGGGCTCGGGAGCTCTGATAGGCGTCATAGTAATTGTCATAGTCATCATGGCCGTCCTCAAATGTAGGCGAAAACCCAAACCTGAACCGGATCCGGAAAT AAACGGACCCATCTTTGAAAATCCAATTTTTCTCGAAAG TTTATCCTCATTGGGGCAGGGAGGAGCCTTTAAGATACCCCGTCCTACGTATGTCGACCCAAATCTTTTGGACGACTATTTCTTCTAG
- the LOC128157410 gene encoding uncharacterized protein LOC128157410 — protein MDHLFIFEGRLCQCLIERSSSNRRALKVSVYEFCQHRRIFKKLQFCSIDVSHEIKEIIGIHVKLNVFTGFYTVILHASTQNACRLVLVLDRHFSSYRVITQLNSPSSSTQDAYFIDGPGVIQSNTSKNLIFHRLAEKQKELVLKESVSVKSMLWSGYCKEIGSVAVFLSIIRNDQTEHFTFFFHSHSEDCETVDSIVFFPKELQNLVAANVIQISKGGSEASAYYSEVITLTSEGFLIYLQEGRIMWALPTTISNLRRPALFSWSAFSLNTQFSAIYNNDIITFINLKERKILDQVTDVTAVYQDDFVGCGRTQILCLLPRFSLESSSDWLLTDKGVWLFDQKSTTEECHTEHQPAVFALQKRLQSELVSFHRKSYFVERERSDFIRNTWKSLLHQPLLSHANRAIEEQKPLQISKTSLISVEKIWQVVLDDNWFVGVRIVNTCESPLHNLSLSLSSVDQDGKQPQNVLYSQSQWLIAENPECRSSKVIKRSPSKVLRSKAPPSELQPGEKGVVVCRTDIPCLVSHPDFRCEVVLTYIICCYSDKDGSELEQRQYQVQQCCGTVVLETSSLIEGKYNLEEPSGKTTLDHWCKEAVSLLTQVTCHLEMKTTWSNVSRLSDWLVKLCDFHYNADQNVYQSTATAFSRMKLVINSHPSHSKAQFTVHANSEKQIMLLIHHLYARLADDIVIMSLLKGEEEHEGLQIAIEAIRREIEITKPKQRENATGSCHLGDPELPESDVSGALLVNNIRENFRKRKESTFRSKVDSEQSNDKMNEHRFYEIQRNTDEAIAKLKL, from the exons ATGGATCATTTGTTTATATTCGAAGGAAGGCTCTGCCAGTGTTTGATCGAAAGATCTTCATCTAACCGCAGAGCTCTAAAAGTGTCTGTGTATGAATTTTGTCAACATCGTAGGATTTTCAAGAAATTGCAATTTTGTTCAATTGATGTAAGTCatgaaatcaaagaaattatagGGATACACGTAAAGCTCAACGTTTTTACTGGATTTTATACAGTGATTTTACACGCTTCAACACAGAATGCTTGTAGACTTGTGTTGGTGCTGGACAGACATTTTAGCTCTTATCGAGTCATCACACAGCTAAATTCTCCTTCCTCCTCTACACAGGATGCTTATTTTATTGATGGACCAGGTGTAATTCAAAGTAATACcagtaaaaatttgattttccaCAGACTAGCGGAGAAACAAAAGGAGTTGGTCCTAAAGGAAAGTGTTTCTGTGAAATCCATGTTGTGGTCTGGGTATTGCAAAGAAATAGGGAGTGTAGCAGTGTTTTTATCCATAATTAGAAATGACCAGACAGAACACTTCACTTTCTTCTTTCATTCACATTCAGAGGATTGCGAGACGGTAGATTCTATTGTATTTTTCCCAAAAGAGTTACAGAACTTGGTGGCCGCTAATGTTATCCAGATATCCAAAGGAGGGAGTGAAGCATCTGCTTATTATTCAGAAGTCATAACACTAACCAGCGAAGGCTTTCTTATTTATCTACAAGAGGGAAGAATTATGTGGGCTTTGCCTACAACAATCTCTAATCTAAGGAGACCTGCTTTGTTTTCATGGAGTGCATTTTCTTTGAATACGCAGTTTTCAGCAATATACAATAATGACATCATAACATTTATCAACTTAAAGGAAAGGAAG ATTTTAGATCAAGTGACAGATGTCACTGCCGTGTACCAGGATGATTTCGTTGGATGTGGACGAACTCAGATCCTGTGTCTTCTCCCAAGGTTTTCTTTGGAGTCCAGCTCTGATTGGCTACTCACAGACAAAGGGGTGTGGCTGTTTGATCAAAAGAGTACAACTGAAGAATGCCACACGGAGCATCAGCCTGCTGTGTTTGCTTTACAGAAAAGACTTCAG agtgAGTTAGTATCATTTCACAGAAAATCTTACTTtgttgagagagagaggtcAGACTTCATCAGGAATACTTGGAAATCTCTGCTGCACCAGCCATTGCTCTCacatgccaacagagcaatagAGGAGCAAAAACCACTacag ATCTCAAAGACCTCCCTGATTTCTGTAGAAAAGATTTGGCAAGTGGTGCTTGATGATAATTGGTTTGTAGGAGTGAGGATTGTGAACACCTGTGAAAG tcCACTTCACAACCTCTCGCTTTCTCTCTCCTCTGTCGACCAAGATGGCAAACAGCCACAAAATGTCCTCTACAGTCAGAGCCAATGGCTGATTGCAGAAAACCCAGAATGCAGGAGTTCAAAGGTCATAAAACGAAGCCCTAGTAAGGTCCTCCGATCCAAAGCCCCTCCCTCAGAGCTTCAGCCAGGCGAGAAGGGGGTAGTGGTTTGTAGAACCGACATCCCTTGTTTAGTCTCCCACCCTGATTTTAGATGTGAAGTTGTTCTGACTTATATCATTTGCTGTTATTCTGACAAAGATGGAAGTGAATTGGAACAGCGTCAGTACCAAGTGCAGCAGTGCTGTGGGACTGTTGTTTTAGAAACATCCAGTTTGATAGAGGGAAAATACAATTTGGAGGAGCCATCAGGGAAGACAACTCTAG ACCATTGGTGCAAGGAAGCAGTATCGCTGCTCACACAAGTCACATGTCATCTTGAAATGAAGACCACGTGGTCCAACGTTTCACGGTTGAGTGACTGGTTGGTGAAGCTGTGCGATTTCCACTACAATGCAGATCAGAATGTCTACCAGTCCACGGCAACGGCGTTCTCTAGAATGAAACTAGTGATTAATTCACATCCGAGTCACAGCAAGGCCCAGTTTACAGTCCACGCAAA CTCGGAGAAACAAATAATGCTGCTGATCCATCATCTATACGCTCGGTTAGCAGACGACATTGTCATTATGTCGCTTCTTAAAGGAGAAGAAGAGCACGAAGGGCTTCAGATAGCGATCGAAGCAATTAGGAGAGAAATCGAGATAACGAAACCTAAGCAACGCGAAAACGCAACCGGAAGCTGCCATTTGGGGGATCCGGAACTTCCTGAAAGTGACGTTAGTGGTGCCCTTCTTGTAAACAACATCAGGGAGAACTTCCGCAAACGAAAAGAATCGACATTTAGATCTAAAGTAGATTCTGAGCAGAGCAACGATAAAATGAATGAACACAGGTTTTATGAAATACAACGAAACACAGACGAGGCCATAGCTAAATTAAAATTGTGA